ATCGCATTTGCAGTTCAAACCCTTCTGTTTTTGATATCTTAATTAGGGTTTATGTGAGAAAAGGTGAACTTAAAGATGCTCTTCAGGTGTTTAATTTGATGAGTTCTCGATCCTTTAAACCGTCGGTTTACACTTGTAATATGGTGCTAGCAGCAATGGGGAAGCATGGAAGTGCTGAGTCTGTATGGTCGTTTTTTAAAGAAATGCTTGCTAATCGTATTTGTCCCAATGTTGGTACGTTTAATATACTTTTACAAGTTCTTTGTGCAAAAGGGAAGGTTGAGAGAGCAAGTTGTTTGCTTGAAAAAATGGTAGAGAGTGGTTATAACCCTGATGTGGTTACTTATAATACTTTGCTTAATTGGTATTGCAAGAAGGGAAGGTATAAAGCAGCTTTGGAACTGATTGATTGCATGAATTCCAAGGGTCTTGAAGCTGATGTTTGTACATACAATATGTTTATAGATGACTTATGCAGGAAGAACAGGAGTGCTAAAGGCTATTTAGTATTGAGGAAGATGAGGAAGAGATTGAttgttccaaatcatattaccTATAATACTCTTGTTAACGGGTTTGTGAAAGAGGGGAAGATTGACGCTGCAATGAAGATTTTTCAGGAGATGTTGAAGCTTAATCTTTCACCAAATTGTATCACTTTCAATGCTTTGATTGATGGGCAATGTCGAGCAGGCAATCTAAAAGAGGCTCAAGAAATACTGACTGAAATGGAAACAAGAGGTCTACAGCCTGATGAAGTTAGTTATGGGGCTCTCTTGAATGGTTTCTGCAAGCATGGCATACTGGATTCTGCAAAAGATATTCTCAAGAAGATGAAGCTGAGAGGATTATCTCTCAATCAGCATGCATATACAATGTTATTAGAAGGGATATGCAAAATGGGGTCGCTAGGAGAAGTTGTACCGTTACTTGAGGATATGTTTGAGAGTGGTATATGTCTTGATGTTGTTGCATACTCGGTACTTCTAAATGGATTTTGTAAAGCTGGAATGCTAAATACAGCAATGGAAATATTATGTAGGATGTACAAGTTTGGAGTTTTCCCAAATGATGTAGTATACTCTACTTTGATCTACAACTTTTGCAAGCAACATAATGTCCTAAAAGCAATGAGAGTCTATGCAATGATGCACAAAACAGGCCATACTCCTGACGCTTTCATATGCAACTCACTGATATCTTCTCTTTGTACAGGTGGAAGAGTAAGAGAGGCAGAGGATTTCATGCGTCACATGTATACGATTGGTCTTGTTCCCAATTCTGCTGCTTTTACTTCTGTTATTGATTGCTATGGAAATGTAGGTGAAGGGTTAAAAGCATTATCCTGGTTTGACAAAATGATTAACTTGGGTAGACAGCCTAGCTTTTACACCTATGCAAGCTTACTAAAGGGAATATGCAGAGGAGGAAACCTTACAGAGGCGCTTGGATTATTTGATAGGCTCCGTGGAATTTATTGTGCGACAGATGTTGTTGTCTACAACTCATTGCTGGCTGAGATCTGTAAGTTAGGACACTTCCACATGGCATTAATCCTTATCAACGAGATGGTTCAGATTAATGTGCTCCCAGATAGTCATACCTACACCAGTCTCCTAGCTGGCTTGTGTCGGAAGGATAAGTTGGTCACTGCAATTCTTATGTTGGAAAGAGCATTGAGTAGAGGAGATCCCTCTTCAAACCGGGTCATGTATACATGTATTATTGATGGACTTTTCAAGAGTGGCTTGCCTAAGGTTGCCAGTTACTTCTTTGATGAGATGACATGGAAAGGTCTTACCCCAGATACCGTGGCACGGAATGTGGTGATGGATGGTTACTTAAAACATGGACAAATTGATAAGGCGAGTAGTTTCTTTTCTACAACGAGAGAGAGAAGTGAAATGCCTTCCTTGgctacatataatattttattacaaGGCTATTCGAGACAGAAGAACATATCTGAGTGCTCTAAGTTATATAAGTCACTTAGAGAAAAAGGTCTCACTCCAGATAAATTAACATGCCATTATGTGACTCTTGGACTCTGTGAGTCGAGTCTGCTGGATATTGGGGTTAAATTTGTGATAAAGATGATCTTGGGGGGAATAGTGGCAGATAAATTCACATTCAACATGATTATCAGTAAATATTGTGAAAGGGGTGAGATGAAGCAGGCctttgatcttctttctttaaTGACTACATTAGGTGTTTCTCCTGATGGAGACACTTACAATTTGATATTTAAGGGACTGAAAAGAACATTGGACTTCCAAAATTCACATCGTCTCTTGCATAAAATGATCGAAGAGGGTTTTGTCCCAGTTGACAGACAATACTGCAATTTAATCACTAGTATGTGTAAAGTTGGAGATGTAAAAGGAGCATTCAAACTAAAAGATGAAATGGAGTTATTAGGTGTTAGCTCTCGTACTATAGCTGAGGGTGCAATTATAAGGGGGCTTGTGCGTCGTGGGAAGATGGAGGAAGCAATGCTGGTACTTGAATGTATGCTACGGGTGCATCTACTTCCAACCGTTGCCACATTCACAACTGTTATGCATGGACTTTGCAAAAGTTCTAAGTCTTGTGAGGCCTTAAAATTGAAAACTACAATGGAGCTTCATGGTGCAAAGCCAGATGTTATTGCTTACAATGTCCTCATAACAGGCCTTTGTGCTggtggttatattgatgatgcaTATGATCTCTATGAGGAGCTGAAAGAGAGGGGTATGTGTCCCAATATTACAACCTTCACGGTTCTTCTCAATGCATTTTGTTCTGGGAATGATCTTGCAAAGGGTGAAAATCTTTTAAATGATCTGCAAGAGAGAGGACTGGAAGGTGAATTTTCAAATACCCAAGCATTATGTGAAAGATTGACAATCATGAAGGAAAAGCTAAATGCtttaagaaagaagaaaaagaaaagaagataagTATATTGCTATAGAAAGATAACACTGGGAACATTTATCTAGCTTGCTGGAAATAATATCTTCATAGGGTCTCATGGCTTAAACTAGCTTCAATGGTTGAGATCAGGTCTATCTGAGACATCTGCAAACTGGAACTTTGGACACTTCTACCATTTGAAGTGTATCTCTATGTTCGGTGTCCTTTAAGATATCTTTCGTACAAGGTGGATATGAGGATATCGCAGCTCACAAAGTGGTCAACTGTGTATCTGACACTGATCTGTCTGAATAGTATTTGACATTCTTGATTTGTTTATTCTGTTTGATGCCCCAGGTCTATCTAGTAAGCTTCATCTTCAGTCGGGTCAATTAGTTTGTTTCTGGTTGATATTGCTGGGCCTTTATGTTTGGACTCTTTACTTCTGCAGCTTATGTGCTCTACATTGAAGTGCATTTCGTTATCTAGCAAGACCACTAGATTGAAGTGTTGCAAATCACACCGAAGCTTGTTTCTTCAATATGTAAGTGTGTATATCCTTTGCATGCTTTTTTCCTCAATTTCAGTAAGTATGCTATGGTTAAGAGCAGCATGTTTGTATTTCCCTTATATCAGAAAAAAGAAGATAAGCGTATGCTGAAAATTCCTCTAACTTGGCCAAGTGAGATAAAACTTTAACCTCAACATACAAGGATGAATTATGTGGATAGTGAATGTTAAGAATGAGATAATAGTGAGTGAAAGCTAGTGGGTAGGGCAGAAATGACTTCCCACCGTAGCTTGCATTCTTCTTACAAAGTCTCGGGTGAAGTGGATTTACATATGATTGCTTCTGCTGGCGGTTGTAGTACCTACATGGGCACCTTTATACTTGTATTCCTGCATTTTTTCAACATGAGACTATTGAAAAGACAATATCCTAATGATTTTTTCTATTGATCCCCATGGTGGACAGATTTTTGCAAATATGCCTTTTATCTTGCCTTCCGTCCTGGATATGTTAAGGATGTTTCTTGCCATGTTTTAGATGCACTTAATATGAGAATCTACTTAACATCTTGTGTTATGGATAGGAGTATGGGTACGGGTGTTGGGCTATAACTAACAAATGTGCAATCTAACATATATAAGTGTATGCTTGACAATTAAACGAAGTTATTACATTAAAGCTAGTATAATTAAGTTCTTACTTCTTTGTAAccacttaatattttattcaaatatttctctcgTATAGTAGCAAAGTATTCTAGTACtttatgtgaatatatatatatatgtatgacaAAAACCCAAAATCAAACTAAATACTCAATGAATTATCAACCTATACTTCTTAGGCAAAGGTGTAGTTCAAGCACCCAAGTCAGGTTTGACCAAATAGTATCCCACATCCACACCCAAATTGTGTCGGATCGACAAGGATTTTGAATCTGTGCAACATAGCTCTGGATCTTCCAATTCATGGATTAAGTACCCTTTTTTTGTCTAGACCTTCATAAAACTTCCAATCTCCATCTTTTGATGTTCCCTCAAAAACTTCAACTTTTTTGCCATTTGGAATACTGTCTGCCCTGCATTTGGTAGCTTCCACCACAGTGCCACATTCTCTCTGCAATCTGCCTGCCCTCTGCCACATGTTTTCAAAACGTTAAATGGGCTGGCATTCTTCTTCACCTGCTACAATCTAGCATGATCATGTTCACACTTGGCAGGTGATCTGAGGCAAGTTTGAGTTGGGAGGATTTGGATAATTTCCAGGCTCAATTCCTCTCAAGCAGTTGAACAACATAGCTGTGGCTCCTCCAATTCATGTATTAAGTACCTATTTTTTCGTCTCGACCTTCATAAGATTTCCATGCTCCATCTTTTGATGTTCCCTCAGAAACTGCAACTTTTTTGCCATTTGGAATAACTGTCTGCCCTGCACTTAGTTGCTTCCCCACCATCATTTCACCTTCTCTCTGAAATCCTCCAACCCTCAGCCACATGTTTTCAAAACCTTAATTGGTTGGCATTCTTATTCACCTGCTACAATCCAGCACGATCATTCATGCTCATACTTGGCAGGTTATCTGAGACAAGTGTGAGCTGGAAGATTTGGATCATTTGGATCATTTCCAGGTTCAACTCCTCCCAAGCAGTTGATACGAGGAATCTGTCTAACCTTAATCTCAATCTTGAGTTCTCTGCATTGGACCATGTAATCTAGGAATGGAAGATTGAGAATTGCTATCAACAAGCTCTGAGAATTCGTCCTTTACTCTTGACATCACCCTTGGAGATATATACTTAAGTCTTTGCATGTAGGAGATTgagaatttttattattaaattctGCAGAATTTTTTTGGGATGAAAAGCATAAGTAAAAGGGATAAAGTAAAGTTCAGTTAACTCAAATATTGTTCCCATTGATGTTTAGTTGTTTACTAGAAGATGTCTCTGAAAGAAAGGGTCCAAAATATGTAAGCTTAATTTTCCTAAGCAATATGTGCATTATTCCTGATGATAAGGTTGTCAGGAGGCCAGTTGTGAAAGGAAGGCAAAACAGTACCCCTTGAACTCTCTTAGTCACTTCAGCATTACTGACAAGAAGAAACTTACCCGATGCTTTAGCTTCTTTGTTCCTTTTGCAGTGTTCAGAACTAGCATGATCCATATGACAGCAAGATACAGTAGCTTAGCTACAAATGTTGTCCATCTTTGAGTCTACGAGTATGCTGAATATTCTTGTTATGATTTGGTTTATGCAGTTACTGTTCTCTGGAAAAATGCGAACA
This portion of the Solanum pennellii chromosome 12, SPENNV200 genome encodes:
- the LOC107007533 gene encoding pentatricopeptide repeat-containing protein At5g55840, whose product is MCPQLSSAGTTRAFSQMGFTKRPPKVYARNCYPVSTKLASEEVEKSIYSLLTLDRWGSLNHMRYKMASLRPVHGKMALKFLNWFIKQPGLEFTHIIHMYGITTHIHVRARMHDYVKSILGHLADMGVGSSSVFSALMDTYRICSSNPSVFDILIRVYVRKGELKDALQVFNLMSSRSFKPSVYTCNMVLAAMGKHGSAESVWSFFKEMLANRICPNVGTFNILLQVLCAKGKVERASCLLEKMVESGYNPDVVTYNTLLNWYCKKGRYKAALELIDCMNSKGLEADVCTYNMFIDDLCRKNRSAKGYLVLRKMRKRLIVPNHITYNTLVNGFVKEGKIDAAMKIFQEMLKLNLSPNCITFNALIDGQCRAGNLKEAQEILTEMETRGLQPDEVSYGALLNGFCKHGILDSAKDILKKMKLRGLSLNQHAYTMLLEGICKMGSLGEVVPLLEDMFESGICLDVVAYSVLLNGFCKAGMLNTAMEILCRMYKFGVFPNDVVYSTLIYNFCKQHNVLKAMRVYAMMHKTGHTPDAFICNSLISSLCTGGRVREAEDFMRHMYTIGLVPNSAAFTSVIDCYGNVGEGLKALSWFDKMINLGRQPSFYTYASLLKGICRGGNLTEALGLFDRLRGIYCATDVVVYNSLLAEICKLGHFHMALILINEMVQINVLPDSHTYTSLLAGLCRKDKLVTAILMLERALSRGDPSSNRVMYTCIIDGLFKSGLPKVASYFFDEMTWKGLTPDTVARNVVMDGYLKHGQIDKASSFFSTTRERSEMPSLATYNILLQGYSRQKNISECSKLYKSLREKGLTPDKLTCHYVTLGLCESSLLDIGVKFVIKMILGGIVADKFTFNMIISKYCERGEMKQAFDLLSLMTTLGVSPDGDTYNLIFKGLKRTLDFQNSHRLLHKMIEEGFVPVDRQYCNLITSMCKVGDVKGAFKLKDEMELLGVSSRTIAEGAIIRGLVRRGKMEEAMLVLECMLRVHLLPTVATFTTVMHGLCKSSKSCEALKLKTTMELHGAKPDVIAYNVLITGLCAGGYIDDAYDLYEELKERGMCPNITTFTVLLNAFCSGNDLAKGENLLNDLQERGLEGEFSNTQALCERLTIMKEKLNALRKKKKKRR